The Rickettsia helvetica genome has a segment encoding these proteins:
- a CDS encoding virB8 family protein produces the protein MDPLTNAIQEYIKSGEYFIDARKWYNFKYILPLSHRSLLLLICTIFTLLLTLICININILLPINDKVSYLIKDDAEKQATVTNTKHSTLANPYIFIANIMLQNYVKQREEYNYDILKEQFTFIKNASTSIVYMQFANFMNIDNPLSPVIRYQKLYRRSINILSINNINDNEAVVTFESLAKNSTGEILENMVWEARIGFIMDAISTSTSPDMPFNFTVTSYKLKLLRNKNQK, from the coding sequence ATGGACCCATTAACCAACGCAATACAAGAATATATAAAATCCGGTGAATATTTTATTGATGCAAGAAAATGGTATAATTTTAAGTATATCTTACCGTTAAGTCATAGAAGTCTTCTGCTTTTAATATGCACGATTTTTACCTTATTATTAACCTTAATTTGTATAAATATCAATATATTGCTACCGATAAACGACAAAGTAAGTTATTTAATAAAAGATGATGCTGAAAAACAAGCTACTGTTACTAATACTAAACATTCAACATTAGCAAATCCTTATATTTTTATTGCAAATATTATGCTTCAGAATTATGTAAAACAACGAGAAGAATACAATTACGATATATTAAAAGAACAATTTACCTTTATCAAAAATGCTTCTACAAGTATTGTTTATATGCAATTTGCTAATTTTATGAATATTGATAACCCATTATCACCGGTCATAAGATATCAAAAATTATATAGACGCTCAATTAATATATTATCAATTAACAATATAAACGATAATGAAGCAGTTGTTACTTTTGAATCATTGGCAAAAAATAGTACGGGTGAAATTTTAGAAAATATGGTATGGGAAGCAAGAATCGGATTTATAATGGATGCTATCAGTACAAGTACATCACCTGATATGCCGTTCAATTTTACCGTTACTAGTTACAAGCTAAAGTTATTAAGGAATAAAAATCAGAAATAA
- a CDS encoding DUF2706 domain-containing protein: MLKSLKFLLVLIMLSQLLSCTPSAPYEIKSPCVSADIEDGSSLSVNPCIRRPVNSVNIA, encoded by the coding sequence ATGTTAAAATCATTAAAATTTCTATTAGTATTAATTATGCTGTCTCAATTATTGTCATGTACCCCTTCAGCTCCTTATGAAATTAAAAGCCCATGCGTTTCTGCTGATATAGAGGATGGATCGAGTTTAAGCGTAAATCCTTGTATAAGAAGACCGGTTAATTCAGTAAATATAGCATAA
- a CDS encoding virB8 family protein — protein MNNIFGFFKSSNNSQSGSGGTQNQESIKSANPLKITQNWYEERSDKLIVQRNLLIILVILLTIFMVISTLVIAFIVKSKQFDPFVIQLNSNTGRASVVEPISSPVLTADESLTRYFIKKYITARETYNPVDFTTLARTTIRLFSTSGVYYNYLGYIRNKDFDPTIKYKEDNTTFLVIKSWSKIAADKYIVRFSVNETSGSQLVYNKIAVVSYAYVPMQLTDSELDVNPVGFQVNGYRVDDDNS, from the coding sequence ATGAATAATATATTTGGCTTCTTTAAATCAAGTAACAACTCGCAAAGTGGTTCAGGAGGTACACAAAATCAAGAAAGTATTAAATCGGCTAATCCTTTAAAAATTACTCAGAATTGGTATGAAGAACGATCTGATAAGTTAATTGTTCAACGTAACTTACTTATCATATTAGTAATACTACTAACCATTTTTATGGTTATATCAACTTTAGTAATAGCATTTATAGTAAAATCTAAACAGTTTGATCCTTTTGTTATTCAGCTTAATAGTAATACCGGACGTGCCTCGGTGGTAGAACCTATTTCATCACCGGTGTTAACGGCGGATGAGTCTCTTACAAGGTATTTTATAAAGAAATACATAACGGCACGGGAAACATATAATCCGGTTGATTTTACTACTTTAGCTCGTACGACAATAAGATTATTCTCAACAAGCGGTGTTTATTATAATTATCTTGGCTATATAAGAAATAAAGATTTTGATCCTACGATAAAATATAAAGAAGATAATACTACATTTTTAGTAATAAAATCATGGTCAAAAATTGCAGCCGATAAATATATAGTTAGATTTTCCGTAAATGAAACATCAGGAAGCCAATTAGTTTATAATAAAATAGCGGTAGTAAGTTATGCTTACGTGCCTATGCAATTAACAGATTCAGAACTTGATGTAAATCCGGTAGGGTTTCAAGTTAACGGATATAGGGTAGACGATGACAATAGTTAG
- a CDS encoding TrbG/VirB9 family P-type conjugative transfer protein yields MTIVRFYFLVFILLSGFTVQRECPLIDDPCNSSSNNYVDDLSITKDNRIKTYIYNPNEVYLLVLHFGFQSHIEFAKNEEIHNIILGDAYAWKITPLANRLFIKPLEKDIRTNMTIITNKRTYEFDIASTELMMGNERDLVYVIKFYYPKKNSNYMARF; encoded by the coding sequence ATGACAATAGTTAGATTTTATTTTTTAGTTTTTATATTATTAAGCGGTTTTACAGTACAACGAGAATGTCCACTTATAGATGATCCATGCAATAGTAGTAGTAATAATTATGTAGATGATTTATCTATAACTAAAGATAATAGGATAAAAACTTATATATATAATCCAAATGAAGTTTATTTATTAGTTTTGCATTTTGGCTTTCAATCGCATATAGAATTTGCTAAAAACGAAGAAATCCACAATATAATTCTTGGGGATGCTTATGCGTGGAAAATAACTCCTCTTGCAAATAGATTATTTATTAAGCCTCTTGAAAAAGATATTCGCACAAATATGACTATTATAACTAATAAAAGAACATATGAATTTGATATCGCTTCTACGGAACTTATGATGGGTAACGAAAGGGATTTAGTATATGTAATTAAATTTTACTACCCTAAGAAAAATAGTAATTACATGGCAAGGTTTTAA
- a CDS encoding TrbI/VirB10 family protein produces the protein MAEEQNNNNNAGSLSGADSPEVQRELSKVSVSFNKSIAIVVVICCIFIYIFYTLFFGTKKEEIPKTQIPSNIVKPVTEVDDNILEIPKLPDPPKLETPTALPPLPPPVVEVPPVLPPTTPVEENKDKTLPLPPVSLPSTSGMLVESDAEKQRREAKRKSAIVLVSGVEPKKTPEQITAEATFKDRGDMSLVLGRGKLIDAVLETAINSDLGGEIRAIISRDVFSEKDKVILIPKGSKIFGKYATSTSSDSYGRVSIIWDRIDLTNGYTIEFDSPAVDNLGRPGLQGRVDNKYKEQFANAVLQSGFNIGLAKVLDKLVPPPIDSQAAATNSATATQLLNTAQTIAANTGMDANTRIVTICTNILAAITDKTSTAYTTMTQACTTAQTASSANTAEQRLQTLVQAVNTAASSLLTTTSIASTPTQAQQASTQAFTDVTNVVQNMITQQQFKPTTTVNQGTPVRIYVNKDYKFPKAILLKSKVMK, from the coding sequence ATGGCTGAAGAGCAAAATAATAATAATAATGCCGGTTCTTTATCAGGAGCAGATTCTCCTGAAGTACAAAGAGAATTATCAAAAGTTTCAGTTAGCTTTAATAAGAGTATTGCGATAGTAGTCGTAATTTGCTGTATTTTTATATATATTTTTTATACTCTTTTTTTCGGTACTAAAAAAGAAGAAATACCGAAGACTCAGATACCGAGTAATATTGTAAAACCTGTTACGGAGGTTGATGATAATATTCTGGAGATTCCAAAATTACCTGATCCGCCTAAGCTTGAGACGCCCACCGCTCTTCCACCGCTGCCTCCTCCGGTAGTAGAAGTTCCACCGGTCTTACCTCCTACTACTCCTGTAGAAGAGAATAAAGACAAAACGCTTCCATTGCCGCCGGTTTCGTTGCCTTCGACCTCAGGAATGCTAGTTGAGAGCGATGCAGAGAAGCAACGTCGTGAAGCAAAAAGAAAATCAGCTATAGTGTTAGTTAGTGGTGTAGAGCCTAAAAAAACACCGGAACAGATTACGGCAGAAGCGACCTTTAAAGATCGTGGTGATATGTCTTTAGTTCTTGGACGCGGTAAATTAATTGATGCAGTGCTTGAGACGGCAATTAACAGTGATCTCGGCGGTGAAATAAGAGCCATTATTAGTAGAGACGTATTTTCTGAGAAAGATAAAGTTATATTGATACCGAAAGGGTCAAAAATATTTGGTAAATATGCAACCTCAACTTCGTCAGACAGTTACGGTAGAGTTTCTATAATATGGGATAGAATCGATTTAACTAACGGTTATACTATAGAATTCGACTCACCTGCAGTTGATAATTTAGGTAGACCGGGACTACAAGGAAGAGTCGATAATAAATATAAAGAACAATTTGCAAATGCTGTATTACAATCTGGCTTTAATATAGGTCTTGCTAAAGTCCTTGATAAGTTAGTGCCGCCTCCTATAGATTCGCAGGCAGCGGCTACCAATAGTGCTACGGCAACACAATTATTAAATACGGCTCAAACTATCGCTGCTAATACCGGTATGGATGCAAATACTAGGATAGTTACAATTTGTACTAATATACTTGCTGCTATTACCGATAAAACTTCGACTGCTTATACTACTATGACTCAAGCATGTACAACAGCACAAACTGCTTCTTCAGCGAATACTGCTGAGCAGAGACTTCAAACCTTAGTACAGGCAGTTAATACGGCAGCTTCAAGTTTGCTTACTACTACATCTATAGCATCAACTCCGACGCAAGCACAACAAGCTTCTACTCAAGCTTTTACGGATGTGACGAATGTTGTACAAAATATGATCACTCAGCAGCAGTTTAAGCCGACGACAACGGTTAATCAAGGTACGCCGGTTAGAATATACGTTAATAAGGATTATAAATTCCCAAAAGCCATTTTATTAAAATCGAAGGTAATGAAATGA
- the virB11 gene encoding P-type DNA transfer ATPase VirB11, with amino-acid sequence MNEEFAALETFLLPFKNLFAEDGINEIMVNKPGEVWVEKKGDIYSKQIPELDSEHLLSLGRLVAQSTEQMISEEKPLLSATLPNGYRIQIVFPPACEIGQIIYSIRKPSGMNLTLDEYAKMGAFDDTATEGLVDEDAVILNNFLAEKKIKEFIRHAVVSKKNIIISGGTSTGKTTFTNAALTEIPAIERLITVEDAREVVLSSHPNRVHLLASKGGQGRANVTTQDLIEACLRLRPDRIIVGELRGKEAFSFLRAINTGHPGSISTLHADSPAMAIEQLKLMVMQADLGMPPEEVKKYILTVVDIVVQLKRGSGGKRYVSEVYYKKNKNAEGMV; translated from the coding sequence ATGAATGAAGAATTTGCAGCCTTAGAGACGTTTTTACTTCCTTTTAAAAATTTATTTGCTGAAGACGGTATTAACGAAATTATGGTTAATAAGCCTGGAGAAGTATGGGTTGAAAAAAAAGGCGATATATATTCTAAACAAATACCGGAACTGGATAGCGAACATCTACTTTCATTAGGGCGTTTAGTCGCTCAATCTACCGAACAGATGATTTCAGAAGAAAAACCGCTGCTTTCAGCAACTTTGCCGAATGGCTACCGTATTCAAATAGTATTTCCTCCTGCTTGTGAGATAGGACAAATCATTTATTCTATAAGAAAGCCTAGCGGTATGAATCTAACTTTAGATGAATATGCTAAAATGGGGGCATTTGATGATACTGCAACAGAAGGTTTAGTAGATGAAGATGCAGTAATTTTAAATAATTTCTTAGCTGAAAAAAAGATTAAAGAATTTATTAGACATGCAGTTGTTTCAAAGAAAAATATCATAATTAGCGGTGGTACTTCAACCGGTAAAACTACTTTTACTAATGCGGCACTTACTGAAATACCTGCAATAGAAAGATTAATTACTGTAGAAGATGCTCGTGAGGTTGTGCTATCAAGCCATCCTAACAGAGTGCATTTACTTGCTTCCAAAGGAGGACAGGGGCGTGCAAATGTTACTACTCAAGATTTAATAGAGGCCTGTTTGCGTTTAAGACCGGATAGAATTATAGTCGGTGAGCTTCGAGGTAAAGAAGCTTTTAGTTTTTTGCGTGCTATTAATACAGGTCACCCCGGTTCAATATCAACACTGCATGCTGATAGTCCCGCTATGGCAATTGAGCAGTTAAAGCTTATGGTTATGCAAGCAGATCTTGGTATGCCGCCTGAAGAAGTAAAGAAGTATATTTTAACCGTTGTAGATATCGTTGTGCAGTTAAAACGCGGTAGCGGTGGGAAGAGATATGTTTCAGAGGTGTACTACAAGAAGAATAAAAATGCTGAGGGGATGGTTTAA
- a CDS encoding type IV secretory system conjugative DNA transfer family protein, translating into MEWYKILKVTRNIFGHAIIHPVVIFCTIWISGAFVAIFTNEVRALGVDINAINIAYKWAYWLINVWGQLKIADYNYLKLKLIASLLGPAIVVIIFYIKNFERIKSLQFFEQPEKVYGDASWANPSDIEAAGLRSKKGMLIGVDVGGYFVADGFQHALLFAPTGSGKGVGFVIPNLLFWSDSVVVHDIKLENHGLTSGWREKQGQKVFVWEPSNPDGVTHCYNPIDWVSTKPGQMVDDVQKISNLIMPEKDFWNNEARSLFLGVTLYLIADPTKTKSFGEVVRTMRSDDVVYNLAVVLDTLGSVIHPVAYMNIAAFLQKADKERSGVISTMNSSLELWANPLIDSATASSDFNIQEFKKVKTTVYVGLTPDNIQRLQKLMQVFYQQATEFLSRKMPDLKEEPHGVMFLLDEFPTLGKMDTFKAGIAYFRGYRVRLFLIIQDTQQLKGTYEDAGMNSFLSNATYRITFAANNYETANLISQLVGNKTVEQRSFSKPLFFDLNISTRTQNVSQVQRALLLPQEVIQLPRDEQIVLIESFPPIKSRKIKYYEDKFFTSRLLPPTFIPTQVPFNPRANNNEASEETETTTAPENNE; encoded by the coding sequence ATGGAATGGTATAAGATACTTAAAGTTACTAGGAATATATTCGGTCATGCTATAATTCATCCAGTTGTTATTTTTTGTACCATTTGGATAAGCGGTGCATTTGTTGCAATTTTTACTAATGAGGTTAGAGCTTTAGGTGTAGATATAAATGCTATAAATATTGCTTATAAGTGGGCTTATTGGCTTATTAACGTTTGGGGGCAGTTAAAAATTGCCGACTATAATTATTTAAAATTGAAGCTAATTGCATCTCTTCTTGGTCCCGCTATTGTTGTTATAATATTTTATATTAAAAATTTTGAAAGAATAAAATCATTACAATTTTTTGAGCAACCGGAAAAAGTATATGGAGATGCTAGCTGGGCTAATCCATCAGATATAGAGGCTGCGGGTCTTAGATCCAAAAAAGGTATGTTAATAGGTGTTGATGTCGGTGGATATTTTGTTGCAGACGGGTTCCAGCATGCTTTATTATTTGCTCCTACCGGTTCAGGTAAAGGTGTGGGTTTTGTGATACCTAACCTGTTATTTTGGAGTGATTCGGTAGTAGTACATGACATAAAGCTCGAAAATCACGGTTTGACGAGCGGTTGGCGTGAGAAACAAGGTCAGAAAGTTTTTGTATGGGAACCTTCTAATCCCGACGGTGTCACTCATTGTTACAATCCGATTGATTGGGTTAGTACTAAGCCCGGGCAGATGGTTGATGACGTTCAAAAAATTTCAAATCTTATAATGCCGGAAAAGGATTTTTGGAATAATGAAGCACGAAGTTTATTCTTAGGTGTAACTTTATATTTAATAGCTGATCCTACTAAAACTAAATCTTTCGGTGAAGTAGTGCGTACCATGAGAAGTGACGACGTAGTTTATAATCTAGCGGTCGTACTCGACACTTTAGGCAGTGTAATACATCCTGTTGCATATATGAATATTGCTGCGTTTTTGCAAAAAGCCGATAAAGAGCGTTCGGGCGTAATATCTACAATGAACTCATCGCTTGAATTATGGGCAAATCCGCTTATTGATTCAGCTACTGCATCTTCTGATTTCAACATACAAGAATTTAAAAAAGTAAAAACAACCGTATATGTAGGGTTAACACCCGATAATATACAGCGTTTACAAAAATTAATGCAGGTGTTTTATCAGCAGGCGACAGAATTTTTAAGCCGCAAAATGCCGGATTTAAAGGAAGAGCCGCATGGGGTAATGTTCTTACTTGATGAGTTCCCGACGCTTGGGAAGATGGATACTTTTAAAGCCGGTATAGCTTATTTTAGAGGTTATAGAGTTCGGTTATTTTTGATTATTCAAGATACGCAGCAGTTAAAAGGAACATATGAAGATGCAGGGATGAATTCTTTCTTATCTAATGCAACATATCGTATTACTTTTGCTGCTAATAACTATGAAACGGCAAATTTAATATCGCAGCTTGTCGGTAATAAGACGGTAGAACAAAGATCATTTAGTAAACCTTTATTTTTTGACCTTAATATTTCTACTAGAACCCAAAATGTTTCTCAAGTTCAAAGAGCTTTACTTTTACCTCAAGAAGTAATACAGTTACCGAGAGATGAGCAAATTGTTTTAATAGAATCCTTTCCGCCTATAAAATCTCGTAAAATTAAGTATTATGAAGATAAGTTTTTTACTAGTAGATTATTACCGCCGACTTTTATACCTACTCAAGTACCTTTTAACCCTAGGGCAAATAATAATGAGGCTTCTGAAGAGACTGAAACAACAACTGCTCCGGAAAATAATGAGTAA
- a CDS encoding Ppx/GppA phosphatase family protein: MRSAIIDIGSNALRAVVYESDELGAPEIFNYKFRNYLTNLLNLDNLDVKHQTYLSLQYLIHIFTKLSVTNIRCVATAILRGHPKADEFKAIIKKRFNIDIEIISGEREAYLTAAGLISGISDAFGIVADLGGGSLELAQIGNKKVGKLKSLPLGTKIIASSNFGDVGLITKMLEEEFGAAHYPNLYLIGGALRLMSRIYMESINYPLKNLHNFEINRVEFELYLEKLSQIDKLKLSYYEQKAINYNAVLVIKAMIKVFSPEKIIISNYGLKEGVRFDSLPSHETEKDIIYERVKRLVKFDRNICKIEKYIEAVQYLLINSDATTPIIIELAIMLAQYNKNIDKTLRANFVSAFILSSDIPFSHRQRLMLGIALTVTYTAKTDMQINKIAKKMISKSDYYNSHIIGYYIKIAREIDGPEFQEPSFSIKLKDDKFLQINASNILPKQVFEKVCERLKDISSARKNISYNFSD, translated from the coding sequence ATGCGTTCAGCTATTATTGATATCGGTTCAAATGCTTTAAGAGCTGTAGTTTATGAAAGTGATGAGCTTGGAGCTCCGGAAATTTTTAATTACAAATTTAGAAATTATCTTACAAATTTACTTAATTTAGATAATTTAGACGTAAAACATCAAACATATTTATCTCTACAATATCTTATCCATATTTTTACTAAACTGTCCGTTACTAATATTAGATGTGTTGCAACAGCTATACTTAGGGGGCATCCTAAAGCAGATGAATTCAAAGCTATAATTAAAAAGAGATTCAATATTGATATTGAAATTATCTCAGGTGAACGTGAAGCTTATTTAACTGCTGCCGGATTAATTTCCGGTATTAGTGATGCTTTCGGTATTGTAGCCGATCTTGGCGGTGGAAGTCTTGAGCTTGCACAGATTGGAAATAAAAAAGTCGGTAAATTAAAATCATTGCCGCTTGGTACAAAAATTATTGCTAGTAGCAATTTTGGTGATGTTGGGCTGATTACTAAAATGCTAGAGGAGGAATTTGGAGCTGCACATTATCCTAATTTATATTTAATCGGCGGTGCATTACGTCTAATGAGCCGTATATACATGGAGTCTATAAATTATCCCCTTAAAAATTTACATAATTTTGAAATAAATCGTGTAGAGTTTGAGTTATATTTAGAGAAATTATCGCAAATCGATAAATTAAAGTTGAGTTATTACGAGCAGAAAGCCATAAATTATAATGCAGTTTTAGTAATAAAAGCGATGATTAAGGTATTTTCACCGGAAAAAATTATTATCTCAAATTACGGTTTAAAAGAAGGAGTAAGATTTGACTCGTTGCCGTCTCATGAAACAGAAAAAGATATTATTTATGAGAGGGTAAAGAGATTAGTAAAATTTGATAGAAATATATGTAAAATTGAAAAATATATTGAAGCAGTACAATATCTTTTAATTAATTCCGATGCCACGACTCCTATTATTATTGAACTCGCTATAATGCTAGCACAATATAATAAAAATATTGATAAAACGCTCAGAGCAAATTTTGTTTCAGCATTTATATTATCTTCAGACATTCCTTTTAGTCATAGACAGCGTCTTATGCTAGGTATTGCCCTTACAGTTACTTATACTGCTAAAACTGACATGCAGATTAATAAAATAGCTAAGAAAATGATTAGTAAAAGTGATTATTACAACAGTCATATAATCGGTTATTATATAAAAATTGCTAGAGAGATCGATGGACCGGAATTCCAAGAACCTTCTTTTTCGATTAAATTAAAAGACGATAAATTTTTACAAATTAATGCTTCAAATATCTTGCCTAAACAAGTGTTTGAAAAGGTTTGTGAACGTTTAAAAGATATAAGTTCTGCTAGAAAAAATATTAGTTATAATTTTAGTGATTAG
- a CDS encoding ankyrin repeat domain-containing protein, whose amino-acid sequence MAALCQEIDIMKKIEQETLTSKIIFNAFIYGIYRSNLEIINYLLSLEKTNINEKDTDNNTLLHYAIILIILK is encoded by the coding sequence ATGGCAGCCTTATGTCAAGAAATAGATATAATGAAGAAAATAGAACAAGAAACTTTAACTTCCAAAATTATATTTAATGCTTTCATTTATGGCATTTACCGCAGTAATTTAGAAATAATAAACTATTTACTTTCTTTAGAAAAAACAAATATCAATGAAAAAGATACAGATAATAATACTCTTTTACATTATGCTATTATTCTAATAATCCTGAAATAG
- a CDS encoding glycoside hydrolase TIM-barrel-like domain-containing protein yields the protein MKKIWFTEFGFPSIDKALNQPNVFFDPKCTDGGSPKYSSAGTDFSVQRTAIKGFIEYWQTQEYIEEMFLWIWDARPYPAWPHGNIWSDNHLWETGHWVNGKFGSCSLAEIILELSARSGIDLQKIDISTIDEVVDGFILNKILSTIDVINSLRIFYFFDMIASEREKIKFLK from the coding sequence ATGAAAAAAATATGGTTTACCGAGTTTGGCTTTCCGTCAATAGATAAAGCACTAAACCAACCAAACGTATTCTTTGATCCTAAATGTACGGACGGCGGTAGCCCTAAATATTCCTCGGCAGGTACGGATTTTTCTGTACAACGCACAGCTATTAAAGGCTTCATAGAATATTGGCAAACGCAAGAATATATAGAAGAAATGTTCTTATGGATATGGGATGCACGTCCCTACCCTGCATGGCCGCATGGGAATATTTGGAGCGATAATCATTTATGGGAAACAGGACATTGGGTTAACGGCAAATTCGGCTCTTGTAGTCTTGCCGAGATAATCCTTGAGCTATCTGCTAGAAGCGGTATTGACCTACAAAAAATCGATATTTCTACTATTGACGAAGTGGTAGACGGTTTTATTTTGAATAAAATTTTATCTACAATAGATGTGATTAATTCTCTAAGAATATTTTACTTTTTTGATATGATCGCAAGCGAACGTGAAAAAATTAAATTTCTAAAGTGA
- a CDS encoding glycoside hydrolase TIM-barrel-like domain-containing protein yields the protein MDSPLVVSWFGDSLDISYCSIKPAIEFNDPLTSYSCTWQVGRYNRANAKIISKDEHDNPNYGGTVNDASLVCYLTELKRRNLKIMFYPIFFMDLSGKPWRGHVTGSTNSVNNFFHKADGYNNFILHYARLVKDYVDSFIIGSELIGITSIKDAANNFPAVSELINLARLVKEIVGSNVQVTYAADWSEYHHTSGGWYNLDPLFTSPYIDFVGIDAYFPLTRSLNSQITKEEIMKGCNSGEGYDYYLDGNGNKQPLSAPYAWKNVGYW from the coding sequence ATGGATAGCCCTTTGGTAGTTTCTTGGTTTGGCGATAGTTTAGACATAAGCTATTGCAGCATAAAGCCGGCTATAGAGTTTAACGACCCTCTAACCTCATATTCATGTACTTGGCAAGTAGGTCGTTATAATAGAGCAAATGCTAAAATTATCTCTAAAGATGAGCATGACAACCCTAATTACGGCGGCACGGTTAATGATGCTAGTTTAGTATGTTACTTAACCGAGTTAAAAAGACGTAATTTAAAAATTATGTTTTATCCAATATTTTTCATGGACTTATCAGGTAAACCGTGGCGTGGGCATGTTACAGGTTCTACAAATTCAGTAAATAATTTTTTTCATAAAGCAGACGGCTATAATAATTTCATTCTTCACTATGCAAGGCTTGTTAAAGATTATGTAGATAGCTTTATAATCGGCTCGGAGCTGATCGGCATAACTTCTATAAAAGATGCAGCCAATAATTTTCCGGCAGTAAGCGAGCTTATCAACCTTGCTCGTTTAGTAAAAGAAATAGTAGGAAGTAATGTACAAGTTACTTATGCCGCTGATTGGTCAGAATATCATCATACTAGCGGCGGGTGGTATAATTTAGACCCGTTATTTACCTCCCCTTATATTGATTTTGTCGGAATAGATGCTTATTTCCCTTTAACTCGTTCTTTAAACTCTCAGATAACTAAAGAAGAAATTATGAAAGGTTGTAACTCAGGCGAAGGGTATGATTATTATTTAGACGGCAACGGTAATAAACAGCCTCTATCTGCTCCTTATGCTTGGAAGAATGTAGGGTATTGGTAG
- a CDS encoding DUF2608 domain-containing protein, whose product MFKKSLFILLLLVASLVKAEIIEVDSLNKIKQDFKENYNKNYVPQDLLVVTVLDEFLFKSLVPIGEQIDEDIYLTLTPLLRNINKNPKAIYINQLILTNDSYKKELQESDFPNFVNEMSNSKIPIIAVNDGFTGNFNNIPKFEIWFADYLKKNFDIDFSNSFPNNNYIIFNNLDSFANTYPVFYKGILTSNNISEAEMMINFLVQMNFIPKCFIMISSSVELLSSMEFQLNSYSSNILFIGYHYNNKNTPENKDAAYYTNTIGDLIPQINKVKRNNPPLKNNNAKGKNPYDKSRPLK is encoded by the coding sequence ATGTTTAAAAAATCTTTATTCATCTTACTATTGCTTGTTGCTTCCTTAGTTAAAGCAGAGATTATAGAAGTGGATAGTTTAAATAAAATAAAACAAGATTTTAAAGAAAATTATAATAAAAATTATGTACCTCAGGATTTATTAGTAGTAACAGTTTTAGATGAATTTTTGTTTAAGTCTTTAGTGCCTATCGGTGAACAAATTGATGAAGATATTTATCTTACACTAACTCCTCTTTTGCGTAATATTAATAAAAATCCAAAAGCTATTTATATAAATCAATTGATTTTAACTAATGATAGTTATAAGAAAGAATTACAAGAATCTGATTTTCCAAATTTTGTAAATGAAATGAGTAATAGTAAAATCCCTATAATAGCAGTAAATGATGGCTTTACCGGTAATTTTAATAATATTCCTAAATTTGAAATATGGTTTGCCGATTATTTAAAGAAAAATTTCGATATTGATTTTTCAAATAGTTTTCCAAACAATAATTATATTATTTTTAATAATTTAGACAGTTTTGCTAATACTTATCCGGTATTTTATAAGGGTATATTGACAAGTAATAATATATCGGAAGCGGAAATGATGATCAATTTCCTTGTTCAAATGAATTTTATACCGAAATGCTTTATAATGATTAGTAGTAGCGTAGAATTGCTAAGCTCAATGGAATTTCAGCTTAATAGTTATAGTTCTAATATATTATTTATTGGTTATCATTATAATAATAAAAATACCCCGGAAAATAAGGATGCTGCATATTATACTAACACCATTGGTGATTTAATACCTCAAATAAATAAAGTAAAAAGAAATAATCCGCCTTTAAAGAATAATAATGCGAAAGGTAAAAATCCTTATGACAAAAGTAGACCTCTTAAATAA